GTCCATTTTTTCGGTGAAATTTTTATTGAAATTTGGCGGCGAGATGATTAGATTAACAAGGAATGCTGAACCCATCCCTACAAGTACGATGAGGAATTTGTTTGCAGCTGCTACTACTCCATTAAATTCTTGGGAGCTCATCATAATCAAAACGGTAATAAGCGTTAAGGATAAAGAACTTTCCATTTTTAGCTTCAAGCTGATGATGATGACTATTACTGTTACAAGCCCGATTACAATCGGGTTATTCCCGAATAAAAAAATCGATGCAATCGCGATGATCGCGCCGAGTGTATTTGCCTGAAACTGCTCTAATACTTGTTTCCACGAACGATAGATCGAAGGCTGGATCGTAAATGTAGCGGCAATAGCTGCAAAAACCGCTGGCTCCAACCCTATCCAGTTTGTTATGTATAATGCCAGTGCTACGGCCAATCCAGTTTTTATTACCCTGGGACCTAAAGTAATCATTAAAACCCCTCACTCTCTATGGAGAACGATTTTATTCTAACATATCCTATTTGTAAGTGATAAAAGCTAACTAGAGATTCCTGCTGATAGAAGGTATTTTTAAGCACGAATAGATTATCTTTCCCTATAGCGGGAAATAATATGCAAGCAGCTTTTAATAAAAGGTGGGAACAACATGGTAAATATCGACCGAAAACATGATCCAACAAAAAATGCTGAACTGATCTCCCGTTTATCAGAAGAGAAGCTTAATATATTTGAATTAGTTCAGGAGACAAATGAATTGTTTAGGGAAGCAAGTGCAGATTACAAACCTATTAATGTAAAAAATAATACAAGCTTTTCTTCAGTTCTCAGAAATCTCAGTGCAAGTTTCCGAAGAATCATCCAGACAAAATCAGCATTTGACCACGGTAAACCATTCGGTACTGTTGTTGATAAGAACGGCAATGTTTTCCCTCAATGGCTTGAGGGACTGAATGAAGAGTACAAAACTTTACTAAAAGAAATTAATCGAGAGGTTCATATAGAGGATTTTGGCGCACTTGGAGATGGAAAAACTGATTGCACAGATGCCTTCAAAATGGCCCTTGGCAAAGGTCGTGTGAAAGTTCATATTCCGGAGGGAGTATATGTTGTAAAAGAAATCAAACTGCCATCCTTCACCTATTTGCTTGGTGCAGGAAAAGGAAAAACAATCATCAAGCTTCATGATTCCGCCCCTAAAAGCAGGAGACTCCTGACAAACAAAAACCATCGTACTGGAAACAGGAATGTCCATGTAAAAGGAATGACCCTGGATTGGAATGTCGAACGTTTGGGAAGTGCCGAAAAGACCAGTACCTGGGGAAATCATTCCAGCTGCCTGCTTTTTGCCAATGTAAAGTATGGTTGGATAAAGGATGTTGAAGCAGTTAACCCAGGCTTGCATTGCTTTGACATCTCTTCTCCTTTGTACAATTATTATGGTGATGGTTATCGGGCCCGAGGCGGCAGTGAGTTTATCTGGCTGGACAATCTGAACGGACATGGTTTCGGAGATGACGGCATTACCACTCACCATAGTGATAATATTTTCATTTCGAATTGCCATATGTGTGATCCAAGCGGTAAAACACATAAAGAGGGATTTTCAAATTCAAATGGCATTGAAATAGACGATGGATCCCGAAATGTTTGGCTACTGAACAACTCATCAGCAAGATGCTTTGGAGGAGTAGAAATCAAGGCTCATCATAACTCTTCAGCAGCCAGCAATGTTGTCATCATTGGCCATCTATCTGTCAATGACAATCGATCCTTCAATTTCAGGCATATAGGGCACCACAAGGAAAATGATCCCGAATCCAAAACAGCCGTCAATATTCAGGCAGCCAATATTATCTCCTTTAAGCCGGTTCATACCAAGTTGTACGCAAATTCGTCTCCCAGAGCAATGGTCGTGTCTGCTTATAAAAATGTAGCAGTAAACCATTTTACTGTGATTGGTGACCCTTCATATGACTATGGCGGTGAACCAGCAATCGCGCTTCAATATCGCTCTAGAAATATCATACTCAAAAATGTGAAAATAAGCGGGTTTACAAGTGCAGAATCAGATATTAAAGTATTTGGGGGCAGCAATCATGCTGACCATATTAAAATCAGGAACATGATTTCAAGACACTCCGCACCTAAAGCTATCCATATAGGGAAAGGAGTCAAAAGGGCTGAAATTGAGAAGGTTTATGCAGAGGCTGTAAACGGACAGGCGGTAGTTGAACTTGCAGAAAATAAAGCCTTGTTGAATGAAATAGACTCAAATGGGTTCAAGCAGTTGCTGTTAAAGCACTCTAGCGAAGAACAGACAACTGTTTAATATAAAGTTCTGTTATTACTGATTGTTGATTTTACATTGTTTGAAAAATAAACGAAAAAATTCCGCTTAAATAAATAACGACCCTTATTTTCTTAAAAATAAGGGTCGTTTTTCCGGTTAAATCGTTTTATTTTTTCTTTTTTAAAGCAGTTAACCGGAATATCTCCGCCTATTTATGCTTCAGAAGCTTGCTTTGTATACAATAGCCGAAAATCCTCCGCTTATGAATTCTCATACGCACTCGAAAACCAAAAACTGAGCCAAATAATTCAGGAAGCAAAGTGATCTGCTTCCTAAATTATGAAAGAACCCATTTCACGATGGCCTGTGCCACACCATTTTCTCGATTTGTACCTGTGATATCATCGGCAGCTTCTTTTACAGTTTCCTGTGCATTTCCCATAGCAATGCCAAGGCCTGCTTCCGTAATCATGGCAATATCATTTAGGCTGTCACCTACAGCCATCACATTGTCCATCGATATCCCCAGAAGTTCGCATACCTTTTCCAAGCCCTTTGCCTTATTAATGCCAAGTGCGTTGACTTCTATATTTTTCAGGCTTGAATTGCTGATTTCGAATAGACCCTTGTCTTTTAACTCTTTGAGCACACTTTCTCTGATTTCGTCCTCTTCGATTTGGAAGCCGAATTTGAGCCATTCCTGGGAGAACAGGTCCTCTGGCATATTATTTCTCCAAACGTCTTCACTGCTTGTAGCCCAAAATCCAGTATTATGCTCTCGGGTTAAATCATACATCCACTGGATGTGTTCTGTATCCACCATGTTC
This portion of the Mesobacillus sp. S13 genome encodes:
- a CDS encoding Cof-type HAD-IIB family hydrolase — translated: MNYQKPDIKLIALDMDGTLLNERHEVSEENRQAIKEAEKRGVHVVLSTGRSLKTARDYVLSLELSSYLVTVNGGEIWGPNGELVTRNMVDTEHIQWMYDLTREHNTGFWATSSEDVWRNNMPEDLFSQEWLKFGFQIEEDEIRESVLKELKDKGLFEISNSSLKNIEVNALGINKAKGLEKVCELLGISMDNVMAVGDSLNDIAMITEAGLGIAMGNAQETVKEAADDITGTNRENGVAQAIVKWVLS
- a CDS encoding glycoside hydrolase family 55 protein, whose protein sequence is MVNIDRKHDPTKNAELISRLSEEKLNIFELVQETNELFREASADYKPINVKNNTSFSSVLRNLSASFRRIIQTKSAFDHGKPFGTVVDKNGNVFPQWLEGLNEEYKTLLKEINREVHIEDFGALGDGKTDCTDAFKMALGKGRVKVHIPEGVYVVKEIKLPSFTYLLGAGKGKTIIKLHDSAPKSRRLLTNKNHRTGNRNVHVKGMTLDWNVERLGSAEKTSTWGNHSSCLLFANVKYGWIKDVEAVNPGLHCFDISSPLYNYYGDGYRARGGSEFIWLDNLNGHGFGDDGITTHHSDNIFISNCHMCDPSGKTHKEGFSNSNGIEIDDGSRNVWLLNNSSARCFGGVEIKAHHNSSAASNVVIIGHLSVNDNRSFNFRHIGHHKENDPESKTAVNIQAANIISFKPVHTKLYANSSPRAMVVSAYKNVAVNHFTVIGDPSYDYGGEPAIALQYRSRNIILKNVKISGFTSAESDIKVFGGSNHADHIKIRNMISRHSAPKAIHIGKGVKRAEIEKVYAEAVNGQAVVELAENKALLNEIDSNGFKQLLLKHSSEEQTTV